The Naumovozyma dairenensis CBS 421 chromosome 11, complete genome genome includes a window with the following:
- the PHD1 gene encoding Phd1p (similar to Saccharomyces cerevisiae PHD1 (YKL043W) and SOK2 (YMR016C); ancestral locus Anc_2.564), producing MNVVPTSNIYPYYATAAPPPPHMSMAPSPNVQVLPQYYYYNPVPNAAEAGPITITRPVSYPTISGHPISQTPPLPGHNSSFHPSQSFNLQNSHPDHVSMELINKGQPQMNSTLVYPAPQRFNSNQSNQDPITRPPSSGRTSPIAMEHNNNHTLIDSSLYQHASRRPRIITTMWEDEGTLCYQVEANSVSVIRRADNDMINGTKLLNVTKMTRGRRDGILRTEKIRKVVKIGSMHLKGVWIPFDRAYEIARREKILDLLYPLFVQDIKGFLRQSQQMIDTGERREGNMRITRVPTPPLQHNTYPPHSQNVVGLIPNYQMHRMDSNHSDVQNFPSPHVTNHHTTLVQPHGNSFHVMLSHPPTHPHQHLIQTPDASNRNSTTNLHTHSYHISPTMPPPARLRKHTHVGTMQYVPQHERQSNEIKEVERTLSLPQLSEVIRQSSQIDISGKRPFQDVISHCNRNKIRSTEGNRNKIPKLNSPALTVEKKQENLSDKGPTNSHK from the coding sequence atgaatgtTGTTCCTACATCCAATATATATCCATACTATGCGACAGCAGCTCCTCCTCCTCCACATATGTCAATGGCACCGTCTCCCAATGTGCAAGTTCTCCCTCagtattattactataatCCTGTTCCAAATGCGGCAGAAGCTGGGCCAATAACTATTACTCGCCCTGTATCGTACCCTACAATCTCAGGACATCCTATCAGCCAAACACCACCTTTGCCAGGTCATAATTCCTCTTTTCATCCTTCGCAATCGTTCAACTTACAAAATTCTCATCCTGATCATGTCAGCATGGAACTGATAAACAAAGGCCAACCACAAATGAATAGTACATTAGTTTATCCTGCTCCACAGAGATTCAATAGTAATCAATCTAACCAAGATCCTATTACGAGGCCACCGTCATCTGGAAGAACTTCTCCCATCGCAATGgaacataataataaccatACTTTGATAGATAGTTCGCTTTACCAACATGCGTCACGTCGTCCGCGTATCATTACAACGATGTGGGAAGATGAGGGTACTTTATGTTACCAAGTGGAAGCAAATAGTGTTTCTGTGATACGTCGTGCCGACAATGACATGATCAACGGGACAAAGCTGTTAAATGTAACCAAAATGACGAGAGGGAGAAGAGACGGTATATTAAGAACAGAAAAGATTAGGAAGGTGGTCAAAATAGGATCAATGCACCTTAAAGGGGTTTGGATTCCATTTGATAGGGCATATGAAATTGCACgaagagaaaaaatacTGGATCTTTTGTATCCTCTGTTTGTTCAAGATATTAAAGGTTTTCTTCGACAGTCACAACAAATGATAGATACTGGTGAAAGGAGAGAGGGGAATATGCGAATAACGCGTGTTCCAACACCACCACTTCAACACAATACGTACCCGCCTCATTCCCAGAATGTTGTCGGATTAATTCCGAATTACCAGATGCATAGAATGGATAGTAATCATAGTGATGTTCAGAATTTTCCATCTCCACACGTCACGAATCACCACACAACGCTGGTACAACCACATGGTAATAGTTTCCATGTTATGTTATCTCATCCTCCTACACATCCTCATCAGCATCTAATACAAACCCCTGACGCAAGCAACAGGAATAGTACGACCAATCTTCATACTCATTCTTATCATATATCCCCGACCATGCCGCCTCCAGCTCGACTTCGAAAGCATACACATGTAGGAACCATGCAGTATGTACCGCAGCATGAAAGGCAGAGTAACGAAATAAAGGAAGTAGAGCGTACTTTAAGTTTACCGCAATTATCTGAAGTAATTAGACAGAGTTCACAGATTGATATAAGTGGCAAACGTCCCTTTCAGGATGTTATTTCTCATTGTAatagaaacaaaataagaTCTACGGAAggaaatagaaataaaattccTAAATTGAATTCTCCAGCGCTTACGGTGgagaagaaacaagaaaatctCAGTGATAAAGGACCAACTAATTCCCATAAATGA
- the PTM1 gene encoding Ptm1p (similar to Saccharomyces cerevisiae YHL017W and PTM1 (YKL039W); ancestral locus Anc_2.552) encodes MRSFLSLNRSIYDRGKVSRSMTILFCTFFFFLNTVTANKEKINQKEYEVCSGMYSKEDYGGKVDPFISFNLKKLNSKNSDDESDPSVTVAIFDFQDYLHLGVDLPDGKKYYTCDDYTIDLGLCAEEDRDQFIVQDVVYDPYTKTNKSLSNPVMSFSQDALGLHDTKYPVKKTGYYCVTVLTNSADTRFDATINFRNAYGNLAGSEINKLPLYGLLAIAYAIAMALYSFSVWKHKHELLPLHKYLLAFFLFLTAETIAVWTYYDIKNEKGDSAGAKVYMVFLSILTAGKVTFSFFLLLVTALGYGIVYPKLNKKLMRRCQFYALFTYCWCIAFLIQSYLADTEDPSPLILITFIPMGICLLGFYFMVLRSMTKTVAYLKDQRQVVKLNMYKKLLLIIYASFVFMLAGCVLTSFIFIGMNSIDMIEKNWRSRFFMTDFWPTLVYFAVFVIIAFIWRPTDTSYMLAVSQQLPTDPENVADFDLSDMQSLAEPFEDDNISIITDEEQGHGFVNTNEASQQQQAQPDNTTTAAKQAPTDIPDGDLDFNFSDDDATTPKADNKKDSGFSAL; translated from the coding sequence ATGAGATCGTTTTTGAGCTTGAATCGATCGATCTATGATAGGGGAAAAGTATCAAGATCGATGACGATACTATTTTGtacattcttcttctttctgAATACAGTTACAgcaaataaagaaaagattaaCCAGAAAGAATATGAAGTATGTTCTGGGATGTACTCTAAAGAAGACTATGGCGGTAAGGTAGACCCATTTATTTCATTCaacttgaaaaaattaaattccAAGAATtcagatgatgaatcaGATCCTAGTGTGACGGTGGCAATATTTGATTTCCAAGACTACCTTCACTTAGGTGTTGATTTACCAGATGGCAAAAAATACTACACTTGCGATGATTATACCATTGACTTAGGTCTTTGTGCTGAAGAAGATAGAGACCAATTTATTGTCCAAGATGTCGTCTATGATCCATACACtaaaacaaacaaaagtCTAAGTAACCCAGTTATGTCATTTTCTCAAGATGCGTTGGGTTTACATGATACTAAGTATCCAGTTAAAAAAACTGGGTACTATTGTGTTACTGTTTTGACAAATTCCGCTGATACAAGATTTGATGCAACTATCAATTTCAGAAACGCTTATGGTAACTTAGCAGGTTCagaaatcaataaattacCACTTTATGGATTACTAGCTATTGCTTATGCTATTGCTATGGCTCTTTATTCCTTCTCGGTTTGGAAACATAAGcatgaattattaccattacaTAAATATCTATTAGCgttctttttgtttttgacAGCAGAAACCATTGCTGTTTGGACATATTACGATATTAAGAACGAAAAAGGGGATTCTGCTGGTGCCAAAGTATATATGGTTTTCTTATCTATTCTAACTGCCGGTAAAGTAACTTTCTCATTTTTCCTATTATTAGTTACTGCATTAGGTTATGGTATCGTTTAtccaaaattaaataagaaattaatgaGACGTTGTCAATTCTATGCTCTTTTCACTTATTGTTGGTGTATTGCATTTTTGATTCAAAGTTACCTAGCTGATACTGAGGATCCATCACCTTTAATCTTAATCACATTTATTCCAATGGGTATCTGTTTACTTGGATTTTACTTTATGGTTTTAAGATCTATGACAAAGACAGTTGcatatttgaaagatcAAAGACAAGTCGTGAAATTAAACATGTACAAGAAACTTCTGTTGATTATTTATGCATCTTTTGTCTTTATGCTAGCTGGATGCGTTCTAACATCATTTATCTTCATTGGTATGAATTCAATAGATATGATAGAGAAGAATTGGAGATCTAGATTTTTCATGACTGATTTCTGGCCAACTTTGGTATATTTTGCCGTTTTCGTTATTATTGCATTTATTTGGAGACCAACAGATACATCATATATGTTGGCTGTCTCTCAGCAATTACCAACGGATCCTGAAAATGTGGCAGATTTTGATTTAAGTGATATGCAATCTTTAGCTGAACCATTTGAGGATGATAACATAAGTATCATCACAGATGAAGAGCAAGGCCATGGATTTGTTAACACTAACGAAGCTTCTCAACAGCAACAAGCGCAACCAGACAATACTACTACTGCTGCTAAGCAAGCTCCAACTGATATCCCTGATGGCGATCtagatttcaatttctctGATGACGATGCTACTACACCAAAAGCTGACAATAAGAAAGACTCTGGATTTTCTGCACTTTAG
- the RGT1 gene encoding Rgt1p (similar to Saccharomyces cerevisiae RGT1 (YKL038W); ancestral locus Anc_2.547), producing the protein MSDIAILTNAMSDANNSSNTPTPNLSSPTRVVANGTIPVRDVNMEEGIQRTSNEQGFHTQLQNDINNNMNSGSNTNNTTTVKKRTKASRACDQCRKKKIKCDFTEAKNICSNCQRNAEKCTFERVPLKRGPSKGYTRSHSHADRSSTITPLQEREIVENTSQQVNIDGIRQYTKETRNSTGSILPTTPSRSGSVLLPPLTQYMPQAGSKTNSIISLNNTTTIHPTTSVPNTASLMTLGLGQQQFWKVPYHEFQGQRRGSIDSLPSDISVRTLNTQEQLLYNPVQKSPNPNGASLAALNQTNTGSTPGSNYWSYFKNPTNSTTTSDEIGGQLRRSSSIPSLLRNPTSTLILGQPQLPPPTSMQSQPPASRQQQQQSLYPYSQFSKQPQGMNQNTSISTFGQYATDGFQSRQGSIASEAMSPSTAPLNQTTSSSRVHSLSKQTPLNDVKATSPRRHSSLEGSTTDLSGTEEHLRATSDESYTAQLHRRGSKDITPKIRQLEEDSATASPNKPAKHRKRNSASKKGHSATSKQSPDPSSRGIAHNSISSLDSLVVTTPSSNTPARPTTIIYGQISDVHIIDTYYEFIHSGFPIIPLNKKTLTNDILLINTQPISDIHEVNNYVILWFRNSLELLVRIALKRRKGGHFFDSFMNDFPCPNNNEEQNKTPEQGTNLQQQKQQKQQQRQQNESLKDDNNFMVQAVFISALNECFQKIVDIHPKFRENKDQISPKIKIIYLSTFILLNYILAFVGYDNSFVLGMSVTIFNEFKLYKLLLFDDDIYSNITSKDDSEDNINGNVESEGHNNTLEYNIIFKRLYILLVIFDSLQSCTFGGPKLLNIPIQNTTDLFFSGDCDSKWSLEENPFKLQTILHSLKLGELLTDLSMNRKSFNSFNSKDNNNQIWLPKCDTCSSEGLMKEKRGKSPQLQKTLDIFQSQHPVESLKIPALFSKLLIRKQYFTSYLLLLSDKIEEHNNTTKDVPFNMSIELSSQLTESLCSLISTILQILTTNMRLNPTNSIDNNYRPIIPPMGSDSGQSSARTPSTPQPSAMCSNDNEFYKKLLGLKKDNETFLSDLSRGTITPFAIGLLHEIHNITALVKQMPTYLIGIVMRSTTMQDSNVPGDLMKPQDLVVKLSNSMNEVVQITSLLNIIKPFKIFEHELNKNGNLGFNIEIEGESRTEKLFGKEVKNENNDPVLMKFINIGWKLLDDTELGWY; encoded by the coding sequence ATGTCTGATATCGCTATTTTAACGAACGCTATGAGTGATGCAAATAATAGCTCGAATACCCCTACtccaaatttatcatctcCAACACGGGTTGTTGCGAATGGTACTATCCCTGTGAGGGACGTCAATATGGAAGAGGGCATTCAAAGAACTTCGAATGAACAAGGATTCCATACCCAATTACagaatgatattaataataacatgaATTCAGGAAgcaatactaataatacaaCTACAGTCAAGAAAAGAACTAAAGCTTCACGTGCATGCGACCAATGTCgtaagaaaaaaatcaagTGTGATTTCACTGAAGCTAAGAATATTTGTTCAAACTGTCAAAGAAATGCTGAGAAATGTACATTCGAGAGAGTCCCATTGAAAAGAGGACCATCAAAGGGCTATACTAGAAGTCATAGCCATGCAGATAGATCTTCAACTATCACTCCTTTACAGGAGCGAGAAATTGTTGAGAACACATCGCAACAGGTCAACATAGACGGTATAAGACAATATAccaaagaaacaagaaattcaaCAGGATCTATTCTTCCTACAACACCGTCAAGGTCAGGTTCAGTTCTTTTACCGCCATTGACACAATATATGCCTCAGGCAGGCTCCAAAACAAATAGTATTATCTCTCTTAATAATACAACTACAATTCATCCAACTACAAGCGTGCCTAACACTGCCAGTTTAATGACCTTAGGATTGGGTCAACAACAATTCTGGAAGGTTCCATACCATGAATTTCAAGGTCAGCGAAGAGGATCGATAGATTCTTTACCTAGCGATATATCAGTGCGTACACTTAATACACAGGAACAGTTACTTTATAACCCTGTACAAAAATCACCGAATCCAAACGGGGCAAGTCTAGCGGCATTGAATCAAACTAACACAGGAAGTACACCGGGAAGTAATTACTGGTCGTATTTCAAGAACCCTAcaaattcaacaacaacgtCTGATGAAATTGGTGGTCAACTTAGAAGATCAAGTTCTATACCTTCATTGCTGAGAAATCCAACAAGCACTCTAATCTTGGGTCAACCTCAATTGCCACCACCAACTTCAATGCAATCTCAACCTCCTGCTTCTcgacaacaacaacagcagtCCTTATATCCATATTCCCAGTTTTCTAAACAACCTCAAGGTATGAATCAAAATACATCAATTTCAACGTTCGGGCAATACGCTACAGACGGATTTCAATCAAGACAAGGGTCAATTGCAAGTGAAGCAATGTCTCCAAGCACAGCACCATTAAACCAAACAACATCTAGTTCACGTGTTCATTCCTTATCCAAACAAACACCGTTGAATGACGTAAAGGCAACTTCTCCAAGAAGGCATAGCTCCCTGGAAGGATCGACTACTGACCTTTCAGGTACAGAAGAACACTTAAGAGCAACGAGTGATGAAAGCTATACAGCTCAATTGCATAGACGAGGCTCAAAAGATATTACCCCCAAGATTAGGCAACTTGAAGAGGATAGTGCAACCGCGTCTCCTAATAAACCCGCAAAGCATCGGAAAAGAAATTCTGCCTCCAAAAAGGGTCATTCTGCAACAAGTAAGCAATCACCAGACCCAAGTTCAAGAGGTATAGCTCATAATTCTATCTCATCGCTCGATTCTTTGGTGGTAACAACTCCTTCGTCGAATACGCCAGCACGGCCAACAACTATCATATATGGACAAATCTCGGATGTTCATATAATTGATACGTATTATGAATTTATCCATTCTGGGTTCCCCATCATtccattaaataaaaaaaccTTAACtaatgatatattattgattaatACCCAACCTATTTCAGATATACATGAAGTTAATAACTATGTCATTTTATGGTTCAGAAATTCTTTGGAATTACTAGTTCGAATAGCcttgaaaagaagaaaaggtGGACATTTCTTTGATAGTTTTATGAATGATTTTCCTTGTCCCAATAACaatgaagaacaaaataagACTCCTGAACAGGGCACAAatcttcaacaacaaaagcaacaaaaacaacaacagcgACAACAAAATGAATCTTTAAAAGACGATAACAATTTCATGGTACAAGCAGTTTTCATTTCTGCATTGAATGAATGTTTCCAAAAGATCGTTGATATCCATCCCAAATTcagagaaaataaagatcaAATATCGCCCAAAATtaagattatttatttatcaaCCTTCATTCTActaaattatattcttgCATTTGTTGGATATGACAATTCGTTCGTGTTAGGGATGTCTGTGACAATCTTTAACGAATTTAAACTATACAAACTATTGTTATTTGATGACGATATTTATTCCAATATAACGTCTAAGGACGATTCCGAGGACAATATAAACGGAAATGTTGAAAGTGAGGGACATAACAATACATTAGAATAcaacattattttcaagAGACTGTATATCCTTCTCGttatttttgattctttgCAAAGTTGTACTTTTGGAGGCCccaaattattaaatatcCCAATTCAAAATACTACAGATCTATTCTTCAGTGGCGACTGTGACTCGAAATGGAGTCTTGAAGAAAATCCGTTTAAGTTACAAACTATCTTACATAGTTTAAAATTAGGTGAATTATTGACAGATCTCTCCATGAATAGGAAATCATTTAATAGCTTTAACtctaaagataataataatcaaatttGGTTACCGAAATGTGATACCTGTTCTTCCGAAGGATTAATGAAGGAGAAAAGAGGGAAGAGTCCTCAGTTGCAGAAAACTTTAGACATTTTCCAATCTCAACATCCAGTAGAGTCATTGAAGATACCCGCATTATTCAGTAAACTCCTTATTCGGAAACAGTATTTTACGAGCTATTTACTGCTGCTGAGCGATAAGATTGAAGAGCATAACAATACTACGAAAGATGTTCCATTTAATATGAGTATTGAATTAAGTTCCCAATTAACAGAATCATTATGTTCTTTGATCTCAACTATACTTCAAATTCTAACAACCAATATGCGATTGAATCCAACTAATAGCATTGACAATAATTATAGACCAATAATACCCCCGATGGGTTCTGATTCTGGTCAATCATCCGCGAGGACACCATCTACACCACAGCCATCTGCCATGTGTTCGAATGACAATGAATTTTATAAGAAATTACTTGGTTTAAAAAAGGACAACGAGACTTTTTTATCAGATTTATCAAGAGGTACGATAACTCCCTTCGCCATAGGACTATTGCATGAGATTCATAATATAACAGCACTTGTGAAACAAATGCCCACTTATTTAATTGGGATAGTAATGAGAAGTACTACCATGCAAGATAGTAATGTGCCAGGGGATTTAATGAAACCACAGGATTTAGTGGTGAAATTATCTAATTCGATGAATGAAGTTGTCCAGATCACCAGTTTATTAAACATAATCAAAccatttaaaatatttgagCATGAACTGAATAAGAACGGTAATTTGGGttttaatattgaaatagAAGGTGAATCTCGtactgaaaaattatttggtAAGGAAGTCaagaatgaaaataatgatccGGTCTTGATGAAGTTTATCAATATCGGTTGGAAACTATTGGATGATACCGAGCTTGGCTGGTATTAA
- the VPS24 gene encoding ESCRT-III subunit protein VPS24 (similar to Saccharomyces cerevisiae VPS24 (YKL041W); ancestral locus Anc_2.558): MDYFKKAIWGPDPKEQQRTIKTMLKKNSRAIEKSLRELSALQKTSQQLIKRSAKKNDIKAVRTYAKELYAINKQYERMYTSKAQLESVSMKIEEAFKMKNLSEQMGQSTGLMMEVNSLVRLPELQGTMMELEKELMKSGIISEMIDDTMEAVGESNEEMEEEADAEVNKIIEQYTTEKFNKVNEVPVTDLDNAEPQEEEKEVPEEQVDEEADKMLREMKERLNALQN; the protein is encoded by the coding sequence ATGGACTATTTCAAAAAAGCTATATGGGGTCCCGACCCAAAAGAGCAACAACGGACGATAAAGACtatgttgaagaaaaatagtagagcaattgaaaaatcacTACGAGAGTTGTCAGCATTACAAAAAACGTCTCAGcaattaataaaaagatCAGCGAAGAAGAATGATATCAAAGCAGTGAGGACGTACGCTAAGGAATTATATGCTATTAATAAACAATATGAAAGAATGTACACTTCAAAGGCACAGTTAGAGTCTGTTTCCATGAAGATCGAAGAAGCAttcaagatgaagaatctgTCAGAGCAAATGGGTCAAAGTACGGGACTAATGATGGAGGTGAACTCTTTAGTGAGGTTACCCGAGTTACAAGGGACTATGATGGAATTAGAGAAGGAATTGATGAAGTCAGGTATTATAAGTGAAATGATAGATGATACTATGGAAGCTGTCGGGGAATCCAACGAAGAAATGGAAGAGGAAGCAGATGCAGaagttaataaaattattgaacaaTATACTACCGAGAAGTTCAACAAGGTGAATGAAGTACCGGTAACAGACTTGGATAACGCAGAGCCCCAAGAGGAAGAGAAAGAAGTTCCTGAAGAACAAGTCGATGAAGAAGCAGATAAGATGCTTAGAGAGATGAAGGAAAGGTTGAATGCATTACAGAATTAA
- the SPC42 gene encoding Spc42p (similar to Saccharomyces cerevisiae SPC42 (YKL042W); ancestral locus Anc_2.563), producing MFRDQGRNVSPTPRRYHYTSGDNAHYYNYPNVTKEDINGDKLLPKEAKLSTRAIDELIEQNRQLRRDLLGRDEENEKLRILNTSLKNKLIKYTDLNKILQDEKTDLEFDNSNLRKRNDRLRTTIKKLSLSTNILADDADFDVENDASAQLESKDDNCIQIPKRKHVNVSSTLSRNEDMHKSKNSSEILNEKLDKLIEYLSQVKKETGNKDTSSHLAVQPNLEHINPTEKILTTDPVIQESLEIRELEEKVEQAKKKTLLKQENELRKLSLSNELMDLLTKLSVEEHGEFDVPKPQNNKKYYPKCEEGHLNR from the coding sequence ATGTTTAGAGATCAGGGCCGCAACGTCTCTCCAACTCCAAGACGATACCATTATACCTCAGGCGACAATGctcattattataattatccCAACGTAACCAAGGAAGATATTAATGGTGACAAGCTGCTCCCCAAAGAAGCAAAATTATCTACAAGGGCAATCgatgaattgattgaacAAAATAGGCAGTTAAGAAGAGATTTGCTTGGTagagatgaagaaaatgaaaaactCCGAATTTTAAAtacttctttgaaaaataaattaattaaatatacTGATTTAAATAAGATCCTTCAAGATGAAAAAACAGATTTGGAGTTTGATAATTCCAATCttagaaaaagaaatgatcGATTAAGAACTACTATCAAAAAATTGTCTCTTTCCACGAACATTTTAGCCGATGATGCTGACTTTGATGTTGAGAATGATGCTAGTGCTCAATTAGAAAgtaaagatgataattgTATTCAGATACCAAAACGGAAACATGTCAATGTTTCGTCGACTTTATCTCGGAACGAAGACATGCATAAAAGTAAGAACTCATctgaaatattaaatgaaaaattagataaattaattgaatacTTATCTCAGGTGAAAAAAGAGACTGGCAACAAGGATACTTCCTCTCACTTAGCAGTACAGCCAAATTTGGAACACATCAATCCAACGGAGAAAATTCTCACTACAGATCCTGTAATACAAGAAAGTTTGGAAATTCGAGAATTAGAGGAAAAGGTTGAACAAgcgaagaagaaaacattacTGAAGCAAGAAAATGAACTACGTAAGCTTTCATTGAGCAATGAATTGATGGATCTACTGACCAAATTATCCGTTGAAGAACATGGAGAATTTGACGTTCCAAAGCCCcagaacaacaaaaaatattaccCGAAATGCGAGGAAGGCCATTTAAATAGATAG
- the PRI2 gene encoding DNA primase subunit PRI2 (similar to Saccharomyces cerevisiae PRI2 (YKL045W); ancestral locus Anc_2.566), whose amino-acid sequence MFRQNKRKIASRRNFDSSPYVDNGSNESTPFALAPTSTEEEKKLYDSIYDSKLSFYTSRPQGEITLEQFETWAVDRLKILLEIESCISRNKSLKEIETIIKPQFQKLLPFNTDDFQDKKKDYYSHFILRLCFCRTNELRDKFIRAETLLLKIRFNMLTSFEQAKFVQSLNLAKLQFISDEEKNELWKPLYQTVTPALIYQMNLSDEQQRKLFFQNEKFLKLPFENVIELIGNRQVFLRKGYAYLPQFQQLNLIATEFSNQLSDSLLKTYQYLPRLNEDDRLIPILNHLSSGYTVADFNENNKFGMYGEGNDDEINAQSVYSEEISSNYPLCVKNLFYGLKKDGHLKYQGRQQLSLFLKGIGLSAEESLKFWCDAFTKNNKMTVEKFNKEYRYNFRHNYGLEGNRINYKPWDCRTILSKPRPGRGEYHGCPYRDWSSEKLTAELKTMNLTNPQITSILDSCEKGEYTVALTKTFEFTHNISATDLDIDEQTHISHPNLYFERSRQLQKKRKEMEKEMKSKV is encoded by the coding sequence ATGTTTAgacaaaataaaagaaaaattgcatcaagaagaaattttgATTCATCACCATACGTCGATAACGGTAGCAACGAGTCCACTCCATTTGCTTTAGCTCCCACTTCaactgaagaagagaagaaacTATATGATAGCATATATGACTCTAAGTTATCGTTCTATACTTCTCGACCACAAGGTGAAATTACATTGGAACAATTTGAAACATGGGCTGTTGATAGATTGAAGATTCTGTtagaaattgaatcatgtatatcaagaaataaatcattaaaggAGATCGAAACTATTATCAAACCACAGTTCCAAAAATTGTTACCATTCAATACAGATGATTTCCAAGACAAGAAGAAGGATTATTACTCCCATTTTATATTAAGATTATGTTTCTGTCGCACAAATGAACTAAGAGATAAATTCATCAGAGCagaaactttattattgaaaataagaTTCAATATGTTGACATCTTTTGAACAGGCAAAATTTGTTCAATCGCTGAACTTGGCTAAATTGCAATTCATATCAGATGAGgagaaaaatgaattatgGAAACCATTGTATCAAACAGTGACGCCAGctttaatatatcaaatgaatttatcagatgaacaacaacgtaaattatttttccaaaatgaaaagtttTTGAAACTACCGTTCGAAAAtgtaattgaattaatcGGGAATAGACAAGTGTTCTTACGGAAGGGGTATGCCTATTTACCACAATTCCAACAATTAAACTTAATCGCTACTGAATTTTCTAACCAATTAAGCGACTCTCTATTAAAGACATATCAATATTTACCACGTcttaatgaagatgatagACTAATACCTATCTTAAATCATTTATCTTCTGGTTATACAGTTGCTGATTTCAATGAGAATAACAAGTTCGGAATGTATGGGGAAGGAAATGATGACGAAATCAATGCTCAAAGTGTATATTCTGAAGAAATTAGTTCAAATTATCCGCTATGTgtcaagaatttattttatggattgaaaaaagatggccatttgaaatatcaaGGTAGACAACAATTaagtttatttttgaaaggtATCGGGCTAAGTGCTGAAgaatctttgaaattttggTGTGATGCATTTActaaaaacaataaaatgACTGTAGAGAAGTTTAACAAGGAATATCGTTATAATTTCAGACATAATTACGGGCTAGAAGGTAATAGAATCAATTATAAACCATGGGATTGTAGGACAATTCTATCTAAACCAAGACCTGGAAGAGGTGAGTATCATGGATGTCCATATCGTGATTGGAGTAGTGAGAAATTAACTGCAGAATTGAAAACCATGAATCTGACAAACCCACAAATTACATCGATATTGGATTCTTGTGAAAAGGGTGAATATACAGTCGCATTAACAAAAACATTTGAGTTTACCCATAATATATCAGCCACTGATCTTGACATCGATGAACAGACACATATTTCTCATCCAAATTTGTATTTTGAAAGGTCGAGGCAACTacaaaaaaagagaaaagaaatggaaaaggAGATGAAATCTAAAGTATAA